Genomic segment of Ignavibacteriota bacterium:
TATTATTAATTCTACTTTGAATACCGAGAATTATTCCTATGTAACCACAAGTAACCACGGAGTCTACCGTTCTTCCGACAATGGTTCTCACTGGATTCCTGTGAACGACGGATTGACATCACTTCAATATGGAGTTTTAGCATTGTGTGATTCATTCATATTTGTTGCTTCCCCCGACGGAGTTTTTCGTTCAACTGAACTTGATACCACCTGGGAATCTTCAAATGTCGGTCTCTCAGTTCATAAAGTTAATACCTTTACTGTTCTTGGAAATATTATTTTCGCGGGTTCTTACACTGGCGGAATTTTTCGCTCCACTGATTATGGTCTTACATGGAATGATGTTAACAGTGGTTTGATTAGCAGGTCTATTACTTGTCTTGCAAGTTATAATACTATTATCGTAGCAGGATTTGACGGCACTGGCATTTATCGTTCGTTAGATAGTGGCAAAACCTGGAATGCTATAAACTCAAGGATACCATCACTTGATATTTATGACATCATTTTTTTCGGCAATGAATTGTTTGCTAGTACTAACAATGGTGTTTTTCGCAGTTCAAATAACGGTTCAACATGGATTCTGACAAATAACGGATTATTTAGTTCCTTTGTTTACGAATTATTTTCTTCCGGGATTTATCTTTTTGCCGGTACCTATAGCGGTATTTTTCGTTCAACCGATTTTGGTTCGAGTTGGGTCTATAGTAGCAATGGACTTTCAGACTTATCCATAATTTCGATTACTGCACTTGATTCATTTTTCTTTATTGCAAATAGTAGCCATGGTGTATTTCGTTCAACTGATAATGGTGTAGGTTGGACAGAAAGTAATTCAGGAATAGTCAACCCGTTTGCAACTCAACTGCTGGTGAAAGATAGTATCCTTTTTGTCTGTACATCAGATAGTGGTATTTATAGTTCAGTCAACAAAGGGAATAGTTGGTCTGCCGTTAACTATGGTCTCTCAGACTATTATATTACAACTCTTATTAACAAGGACTCTATCCTGATAGGGGCATCATCTTCAGGAGTGATTTTTCAATCTTCCGATAATGGGATGAATTGGAAATCAGTTAACTCGGATTTCAATTCTAATGATATTCACGTTTTCGCTGTAATAGATACCTTACTTTTTGCAGGATGTAAAAATGGAGTTTTCCGCTCCCATGATAACGGTTCAACTTGGACTGCTGTAAATTCAGGATTAACCACACTCAACACATATAGTTTATCAATCGGGGATACTACTCTTTATGCAGGTACTGTAGCAGGTATTTTTAGTACAACAAATTACGGCGACACATGGAATGAGATTGGACTCGGTTTAAATTTATCTTGGGTTCGTTCTATTTTGGTAATAGGAAACGATATCATTGCGTCCACATACAATGAAGGTATTTTCAAATTCAATCGTGAAGATGAAATTTGGTATGAAGTTAACAATGGCTTAACAAGTTCGAGAGTGTTTGCTCTAACAAGTATAGGTGATTACCTGTTCGCTGGAAGCAAAGGTATTTGGAAACGCCCCCTCTCGGAAATACTAACTTCTGTTAAAGAAATTCCCAGTAATGAAATTTCAACGCATTTTGCATTAGAACAAAACTACCCAAATCCGTTTAATCCGACAACGAAAATTAGATTTCGTATTACAAAATCTGAAAATACTTCACTTAAAATTTTCGATATTCTTGGAAAAGAAATTTCTGTTCTCGTTAATGCGTATCTTCACCGGGGCGTATATGAAGTTCATTGGAATGTAAACACTCTATCATCCGAACAACCGGATGGGGTTTATTATTATCAGTTGAAAACCGATTCATACATAGAAACAAAAAAAATGTTGCTCTTGAGGTAACACGATTACTGCTCAGAACATTTTGAAGAAGAATAACCCTGCTTATCTACTACAAGTATCATAAGCAAAAATATCGGGCATCTTCCTCTGCTGGTCGCCGTAGCCATCGTTCTGAACAAAGGGCGGTTGGGGAAACGCCATCTCCCCGCGCACTCCTCTGATTTCAAATCCTATAGACTGAAAATAGTCGAACAATTCCTTAATCAGGCGATGATTCTGTTCATCGTGCAACATATGTGAGTAAAATAGTTGTCTTTGACAAAAAATTTTCGGAAGATTGTACCACGTAAGCCGAATCGTTATGTCAATGTAAAGAATTTGGTGAGATTTTTCCAACTCTGTATCGAAATCAATTTTCCATTTCTTGAGAGAACGAGAAGGCTTATGAACTAAAACTATTTTTTCAACTATTTCGGAGTCTTGTATGGATACCACTGTTATTTTCGATCCGTGGCGGGCGTTCGTGTTACAACTTGCCGAGTTTTTACCTAAGATTCTCGGCGCACTTGTTATTCTCGTCGTCGGCTGGATGATTGCTAAAGTTACTCAACTCGGTGTCACCCGTTTCCTGAAATTAATGCGTGTCGATTTTATTTCAGAGAAGGCGGGTGTGGACGAGTTTCTCCTTCACGGCGGGCTAAAACAAACCGCTGTTGATATTCTCGGGATGCTTGTCTATTGGGTTCTCATGTTGATTGTCATTCTCATCGCGCTTAATAGCATGGGTCTTCAAACAGCATCCGAACTGTTGAACCAAATTATTTTATATATTCCCAATGTCATTGTCGCAGTTGTAGTTTTTATCGTTGGATTATTTTTTGCAAAGTTCCTGCAAGCCTCGGTGGCAACATACTTCAGCAATGCCGGGGTAAAAAATGCACGTGCGTTGGGAACCATTACACAATATGCTGTAATTATTTTCGTCGTCTCGATTGCTCTGGAACAATTATCTATCGGGAAAGAGTTGGTCGTTAGCGCGTTCCAGATTGCGTTTGGTGCTATTTGCCTCGCTCTTGCTCTGGCATTCGGGCTGGGCGGAAGAGAGTGGGCTGCAACTATTTTATCAAAACATCTCCCGGTAAACGATGATGTCGAACAGCAAACGGAAGAATAATCTTCTTCCTTTACCTATGTTTGATTGATTCAATATTTGAGTCTATACTAAAAACTCTTCACAGAGTATATTCGGACTTGAAAACAATCTGTTCTCATTATGATTCTGTCATGGAATACTCTTTTTATTGCAGACTCAGAAATGAATGAAAAACTTGTTTCTCACCTCCCAAATCTTTACATTTTTGCCGTTTGAAACTATCTCTAACACTTAAAGTGAGATTTCATTAATGAAAATTTTTCTTCTATGCTTTACAAGTTTACTGTTTGTTAGTGCAATGAGTTTTGCACAATTAAATATCAAGTTCGAGCAATACCAACTCGGAAACGGAATGAATGTTATTCTTCATGAAGACCATTCCGCTCCGGTGGTTGCCACTGTCGTCATGTATCATGTCGGTTCAAAGAATGAGAAAGTCAAAAGAACCGGTTTCGCTCATTTATTTGAACACATGATGTTTCAGGGTTCCGAACATATCGGCGACGATGCACATTTCAAATTACTTTCGGAAGTCGGAGCAAGCATTAACGGCTTCACCACAGAAGACGGAACAACCTATTACGAAGTCGTCCCGAGTAATCATCTCGAACTTGCATTGTATCTTGAATCGGACAGGATGGGCTTCCTCCTCCCTGCTATGACTCAGGAAAAACTTGACAACCAACGCGACGTAGTAAAAAATGAACGCCGTCAACGGGTTGATAATGTTCCCTATGGTACGGCAGACGAGAAGATTGCAAAAGCAATGTTTCCGTCCGACCATCCGTACAGTTGGCCCGTCATCGGTTACATGGAAGATTTATCAGCCGCTTCAATGGATGATGTAAAAGATTTCTTCCGCACCTATTACGCACCGAACAATGCGTGCCTTGTTCTCTCCGGTGATTTTAATCCTGCCGAAGCGAAGCAACTTGTGGAAAAATATTTCGCCTCGTTTCCAAGGGGAAAATCGTTCGAACGTCCCGAAGCAGTTCCTGTTTCGATGAAAGAACAAACAATCGAAATCTTTGAAGATAAAGTTCAGTTGCCTCGTCTTTATGTAACGTGGCATAGCCCGAAATCGGAAACACGCGAAGATGCAGTCATGAACGTCTTTGCCCGGATTCTCAGTAGCGGGAAGAATTCACGATTGTTCAAATCATTAGTATATGAACAACAAATCGCACAATCTGCTTTTGCATTTCAAGGCGGTTCAGAAATTGCAGGTCAGTTCCAGATTCAAGTAACAGCAAAACCCGGAAAGACATTAACGGAGATGCACTCGGCAGTTACAAATATCATCAATGAAATACTACAAGGCGGCGTGGAAGAAAAAGAAATCGAAAAGGCAATCACGGGAATTGAATCTCAAATTATCAACAGCGCATCAACCGTGCTGGGAAAAGCGACCGCCCTCGCTTCTTACTACTCATACACGGGCGACCCGGACAATATCAACAAACAATTGGATGACTATAAGGGAATCACGTCCGATGAAGTAGTTTCCGTCGCGATGAAATATTTAGATAAACCGAACATGATACTCAGTATCGTGCCTGTCGGAAAACAGGAACTTGCAGTATCGAGAGGAGAATAAGCCATGAACAATATTTTTAAATACTCATTGACAATATTATTCACATTCATTTTTGTAATGACTTCATTCAGCGCTGACGAACTTGACAGAACAAAACGACCGACACCGAAACCCGCTCCCGTGGTTTCCTTGCCGGATATTCAAAAAGCAACATTAAGTAACGGATTGCAGGTCTGGTTAGTTGAGCAACACGAACTTCCGACATTTGCTTTTAATCTCGTCATCCATGCCGGTTCCGACCACGACCCGGTTTCAATGCCGGGACTGGCCACAATGACTGCCGATGTTCTTGATGAAGGAACCGCCACGCGTGACGCTCTCGCCATCGCTGAAGAACTTGAAACCATCGGCGCATCACTCAATGTCAATGCTGGCACTGACGGTTCGTTTTTCACGCTCAGTTCCTTATCCAAACATTTTGATATGGCATTGAATGTATTTGCCGATGTTCTGTTGAACCCGGTATTCCCGGAAAAAGAATTTGACCGATTGAAAAAGCAACGACTCACAACGTTACTTCAACAAAAAGACCAACCGGTCTCGATTGCCAACAATGCGTTTTCGTTCTTGCTCTATGGCTCTTCGCATCCGTATGGAAATAATTCATTAGGGACCGAAACATCACTCAATGCATTGACACAGAGCGATTTGGTCAAGTTTTATCAATCATATTATGTCCCGAACAATGCAACGCTCATCGCTGTTGGCGATTTGAACATGAACGATGTTGTTTCAAAACTTGAAGCAAGTTTGAAATCATGGAAAAAAAATGCGGTTGCGCCTCTTAACATTCCAACTCCGGCTGCAATAGAGAAATCCAAAATTTTTATCATTGATAAACCCGGGGCGGCACAATCGGAAATTCGTATGGGCTATCCTGCGTTAGCACGAAGCACACCCGATTATTTCCCTGTGCTTGCAATGAACAGAATGTTAGGCGGGCAGTTCAGCAGCCGCATCAATATGAATCTCCGCGAAAAACATGGCTTCACGTATGGCGCCCGTTCAGGATTTTCCTTCTATAAAAATGTCGGACCGTTTATCGCGAATGCGCCTGTTGTCACGGAAAAAACAGACAGTTCGTTGCAAGAACTATTCTATGAAATTAATCTCATGCGCGATAAAGGTATGACTGACGACGAATTGAAATTCGTCAAGAACGGATTGATTGGCGGTTTTGCCCTCACGTTTGAAACTCCGGCGCAAATTGCAGGCGGGTTACAAAATATTGCCTTGTACGGTTTGCCGGATAATTATTTTGCTACCTATCTCCAAAACATCGAAAATGTTTCACTGGATGATGTCCAGCGGGTGTCGAAAAAATATCTCGACACATCAACAATGTACACGCTGGTCGTCGGGGATTTGGCAAAAATAAAGGATGGAATTAAAGCATTAAATGTATCAGAAGTCATCGAATGTACGATTGATGGAACACCAAAACAATAACAGTATTCAGCAGAAGGAGTAACTGTCTTCAGCGCGCGACATGATTTTTTTAGAGAATTAAACAACAAAGTTCTTATCCTCAATAACAACTATGAACCGTTGACCATTTGCAACGTCCGGAAAGCAATCATCCTCTTATACCTTGGAAAGGCAGAGATGATTGCCGCTCGTGACGGGAAAATGGTTCGCTCGGTCAGTGTTGCAATGCCCTATCCCAGCATTGTTCGGCTTGGTGTCTTCATTCATGTTCCGTATAAAAAAATTATCCTCTCACGGAAAAACATTCTTCGCCGCGACGGACACCGGTGTCAATATTGCGGTCGGAATGAACCGACGTTGACGGTTGACCATATCATCCCGAAAGCGCGTGCCGGAGAAGATACATGGGAAAATCTTGTAGCCGCATGTGTGCAATGTAATAACCGAAAAGGAGATAAAACACCTGAGGAAGCGCACATGCACCTCAACCGGAAACCGATGCGACCGCATCATCTGTTTTTCATACGACATTTCGTTGGCTCGATTGATGAGCATTGGAAGCCGTATTTGTTTATGAATTGACGTAACGGTCAATCAACCTCACTTATACTTCCTCATTTGTTGTTCATCATTCGATATTCATTATTCTTTGACAATGAGAATATCGAATGATGAATGCTTGCCCGCCTAAGGCGGTTGAAAGTAATGAATGAAGAAGTTTTTTAAACTCTATCAGTAACAACATTAATTCATGAAAAAACGAATCTTAAGTGGAATGCGCCCCACGGGCAAACTCCATCTCGGTCATCTTGTCGGAGCGCTCGAAAACTGGGTTGCGCTTCAGTCCGAATACGAAAACTTCCACCTGATTGCAGATTACCATGCGATCACCACGAATCTTGATTCTTCCGAATTGTATCAGAATTCGCTTGACATGGTAATTGATTGGCTCGCCGCAGGAATTGACCCGGTGAAAAGTCCCATCTTCCGTCAATCGCAAATTAAGGAACACACAGAACTCCATCTCATCTTTTCGATGCTCATAACAAGCGCGCGGCTTGAACGGAATCCAACATTGAAAGATCAGGTTCGTGACCTGAATATTGAAAATGTTATTTACGGACATCTTGGATACCCTGTTCTTCAGGCGGCGGATATTTTATTGTACAAAGGAGATGTAGTCCCGGTTGGAGAAGATCAGGTTCCACACATCGAAATTACACGGGAGATTGCCCGGAAGTTTAACACACAGTGGGGAAATGTTTTTCCTGAACCGGAAGCGAAACTGACTAAGTTTGCACGCCTTCCCGGTTTGGATGGAAACATGAAGATGAGCAAATCTGCAGGTAATACAATCTTACTCTCTGATTCTCCCGATGAAATAAAAAAGCGACTTCGGACAGCAGTCACCGACACACAAAAAGTACGGAAGGGTGACCCGGGACGCCCGGAAGTTTGCTTAGTGTTCACGTATCACCAAAAATTTAATCCGTCCGAAGTTCCGGAAATTGAGCAGTACTGTAAAAGCGGTGTACTCGGATGTTTTGATTGTAAAATGAATTGTGCAACAAAAATTGCCGAAGCGTTAGCCCCAATGCGTGAAAAGCGAACTCATTATGAATCTCATCTGGGACAGGTGAAAGAAATTTTATCTGACGGAGAAACAAGGGGAAAACACATCGCACAGCAGACGATGGCTGAGGTGCACCAAGTAATGAAACTTGGATGATTGTTGATTGACGCTTGAATCAATCAATGAACCAATATTAACGATTCTCTTTCTCTTCCCGGTATTTCTGAAGCCGTTTCCAAAAGTTATCGTTTGCGGGACTTCGTTTGACAAGTTCCGCACCGATAGCAATTGCTTCATCGTAGTGTCCGAGATAGAAATGACATTCGGCGAGAGTTGAGAGAACACGGTCATTTGTTGGTTCAAGTTTCGCAGCACGTTTTGCCAAATCAAGCGCACGCTCACGGTCAATATCATACGTGGCAAGTATAAAAGCGATTCGGTTGAGAACGTCCGGGTCGTCGGGTTTGTCGCGAAGTTGAGCGTTTAAGTCGTTCACCAATCGCTGTAATTCCTCTCTTGCGGCGGTAACGTTATTCTGTTGCATAAATACTTCGATACTTTTTATCTGTGTATCGAATGTAAATCTGTTCACCCAGAGTTTATACAATCGCTTGAGTTCCTCCATCGGCGTCGGGCTGTCATCAACACGAATATCTACATACCTATCGTTCAATCCCAAATAACCGCCGTTCGCTCTCACAACAAGAAGCGCGGCAGAACGATATCCTGCATCGGCGCTCGCTCGTTCACCGCTTTCCAACGCGCTCAATAATCTGTCCGATAATGTACCACGGGCAAGTTCAAACGTTCTTGCAATAACTTTGATTATGCTTTCCGATGAGAGAATATTTCCCTGCACGGAAAATCCCGGACCGTATAAATGCGTCGCTCTTTGTACACATCCTGACCCGGTGAACGCATACGAATTTCCTTTCGCATCCACCATTCCCACCTGACGCTGTGTTGTGTCGCCATCGTTGAGAAGCATTGCACCGATAATTTCATACGGCTCCAGTCCCCGTGCAAGCATTTCTAATCCAACAGGTCCATAGGTGGTGTTTGCCGTTGCCTGTGTTGCCACAGCGCCGACACCCGCCTTCGCATACGGAACAATCGCACCGACACTAAGAACACGGGAAAGTACGGCTACACCGATGTCGCCGGTGAGCGAATCAACTGCGACAATGGAAATTGTTCCCACAACTTCTGAAGGAGTTGAAGACTGAGCCTGAGCAGAACAAATCGAAAAAAGAAAAATACAAAGTAAAAAAAGAGATTTCATCATCATACCCTAATGCTGAAATTAAAAACAGGTTGTTTGGAGAGAGAGTTTAAACCTTCGGATTATTTTGTTGCCGGTATCGGCAATGTAAATTGTACAATCGTTCGAGTAAGCAATTCCGCGCGGGTTCTTTAATCCCGGGAGAAGAGAACTTGCAGTTCTGTATTTGCCGAATGATTCGGCTTTGAATCGCCCGTTCCTGTCGAACTTCAACACGCTATCAAGTTCAGAATCTACAATAAAAACATCGCTTCTTCTTCTGTCCATTGTGGCGGCCGTGGGAACTCTGAAGCGGAAAGTTCGAATAAAATCTATACTACGTTGTTCGGGTTTTGAAGGGTCGAAGCGCGGTTCCCACCCTGAAAACTCAGCTGAAGTACGGTACGTCATCCAAATGGCGGCATAGGCAGCGCATAACGAATTTTGTAATACAATAAAATTCCTGCTTGATGGGAACATTGCAAATCCTGTTAATTGACTTATATCAGTAATTGCTGTTCCACCACAAGTACGGGTGGCGAGCGCTCCTAAAGGAGTAATCATCTTATCTTTTTTATCAAAAGAAATGACACGTGTATCCGGGTCAACAACACTGGTATTATCCGGTCCGGTACGTGCGGCTAAGAATTCATTGTCCGGCATTATCCCGATGCCCACAAATCTTCTTTTGGGTCGCTCGGCTTCTTTTCGGATAATACGCATGGGGGCGTTCTTCAAATCATGATTTATCATTATTGATGTATCGCGGCCACCAATAGTTGTGTCAAACCGAACAAGATAAATTTTATAAATTGCACCGATGGTATCTCGTCCGTTTTGTGCCATCGTTTCTCCGCAAACATATAAATCAAGTTTGAGGTTTTGAGCAATAGCAACCGGGTGGGGAACCGTTTGACTATCAAGAATTACACCCGCCGCATCCATCATGAAAATTTTGTTTCGGTCGTAATCTGCAACATAAATTAACTGGTCATTCCCGACAAGGACGGAAACAGGAGTTTCAAAACCACCATACGGCGGCGTTACTTCAACGTAACTGGTATCGCCGCGCGAACTATTTTCATTGGGATTCGGTAGTACAGCTGTGTCAAATTTTACATCGCATCCACCAACAACCATTAGCAGGCTCAGCGTAATCAACATGGAAGAGAACATCAGTTTCATATTAGAAACCCACCCGTAGGGAAAGACGATGGACACTGCCTAATTCATTAAAATTGGCATATGCATAATCAAACGTTAATGATGCAAGCGTTGAAGGTGCAGTAACACCAAATCCTAACGTCACATCATTCGCACCTGTTTTATCTCTACCAAGCAACGGTTCCCCAATCGTACGCTTCACTCCGCCACGAAGTGAGAGCCATTGGTTCCAGTTATACTCCACGCCAAGACGAACATTCTCCGCATTGTCATTCGGGTGATTAAGTTCAATTGAAGTGGTAATTTTTTGCCCTTCCATTTCAAGCGGGTCCCAGGCAATTCCGAATTTGAATTGAGTCGGCGGTGAGAATGACTGGAATGAACTGACCGTTGAATCATTGTACAATGTTACATTTCCTTTCGGAGCAACGTCCGCTCCAAAATTTGAAACAACAACCGCAAAGCGAGTTGAACCGATTCCCGTCCAATAATATGTTCCGATATCAACGAGAACTCCACGCATCTTCAATATATCAAGAGTCTCTTCAATATATTTTATAGTCACCCCGAAACTAAACTGGTCAGTCATCGTTCTGCCGTACGAAAGACCAAGTGCAACATCGCCGAAGGAAAAATATTTTCCTGTTCCTTTTGGTTGAGTCTCGGTGGTAATTTCCATGTCGTCCATGTGTAAACTTGTTAATGACATCCCTACGACATCGGTTGGCGTAAGATGATAGGCAACTCCGGCAAATTCATGTTTGATATCAACAACATATTCTGAGTGAGCAAAGACAGCCTGATTATCTGCAAACTGAGTCAAGCCTGCCGGATTCCAATAAAGCGCAGTGACATCATTTGCAATTGCAGTGAACGATTCACCCAATGCAACACCGCGTGCGCCCGCGCCAATTTTTAGAAATTGAAATGCAGAAATTCCGGCTCGTTGCCCGCCTAAGTTTGGAACGAGTTGAGCGTTCACCAAAGAAGCACAACCGAATGCCAACGCACTCATCCAAATCAGTATCGAACGCTGTAGTTGTATTTTCATCTCAGAACCTAAAAGTCAAACCAAGTAAATACGTTCGTGGATTGAGATACCTCGCCGGATTGTAAGGAAACGCATCGACAGGATATGTTAGATCAGG
This window contains:
- a CDS encoding insulinase family protein, with protein sequence MNNIFKYSLTILFTFIFVMTSFSADELDRTKRPTPKPAPVVSLPDIQKATLSNGLQVWLVEQHELPTFAFNLVIHAGSDHDPVSMPGLATMTADVLDEGTATRDALAIAEELETIGASLNVNAGTDGSFFTLSSLSKHFDMALNVFADVLLNPVFPEKEFDRLKKQRLTTLLQQKDQPVSIANNAFSFLLYGSSHPYGNNSLGTETSLNALTQSDLVKFYQSYYVPNNATLIAVGDLNMNDVVSKLEASLKSWKKNAVAPLNIPTPAAIEKSKIFIIDKPGAAQSEIRMGYPALARSTPDYFPVLAMNRMLGGQFSSRINMNLREKHGFTYGARSGFSFYKNVGPFIANAPVVTEKTDSSLQELFYEINLMRDKGMTDDELKFVKNGLIGGFALTFETPAQIAGGLQNIALYGLPDNYFATYLQNIENVSLDDVQRVSKKYLDTSTMYTLVVGDLAKIKDGIKALNVSEVIECTIDGTPKQ
- a CDS encoding HNH endonuclease, with translation MLNNNYEPLTICNVRKAIILLYLGKAEMIAARDGKMVRSVSVAMPYPSIVRLGVFIHVPYKKIILSRKNILRRDGHRCQYCGRNEPTLTVDHIIPKARAGEDTWENLVAACVQCNNRKGDKTPEEAHMHLNRKPMRPHHLFFIRHFVGSIDEHWKPYLFMN
- a CDS encoding DUF1028 domain-containing protein, with the translated sequence MKSLFLLCIFLFSICSAQAQSSTPSEVVGTISIVAVDSLTGDIGVAVLSRVLSVGAIVPYAKAGVGAVATQATANTTYGPVGLEMLARGLEPYEIIGAMLLNDGDTTQRQVGMVDAKGNSYAFTGSGCVQRATHLYGPGFSVQGNILSSESIIKVIARTFELARGTLSDRLLSALESGERASADAGYRSAALLVVRANGGYLGLNDRYVDIRVDDSPTPMEELKRLYKLWVNRFTFDTQIKSIEVFMQQNNVTAAREELQRLVNDLNAQLRDKPDDPDVLNRIAFILATYDIDRERALDLAKRAAKLEPTNDRVLSTLAECHFYLGHYDEAIAIGAELVKRSPANDNFWKRLQKYREEKENR
- the trpS gene encoding tryptophan--tRNA ligase, with amino-acid sequence MKKRILSGMRPTGKLHLGHLVGALENWVALQSEYENFHLIADYHAITTNLDSSELYQNSLDMVIDWLAAGIDPVKSPIFRQSQIKEHTELHLIFSMLITSARLERNPTLKDQVRDLNIENVIYGHLGYPVLQAADILLYKGDVVPVGEDQVPHIEITREIARKFNTQWGNVFPEPEAKLTKFARLPGLDGNMKMSKSAGNTILLSDSPDEIKKRLRTAVTDTQKVRKGDPGRPEVCLVFTYHQKFNPSEVPEIEQYCKSGVLGCFDCKMNCATKIAEALAPMREKRTHYESHLGQVKEILSDGETRGKHIAQQTMAEVHQVMKLG
- a CDS encoding insulinase family protein gives rise to the protein MKIFLLCFTSLLFVSAMSFAQLNIKFEQYQLGNGMNVILHEDHSAPVVATVVMYHVGSKNEKVKRTGFAHLFEHMMFQGSEHIGDDAHFKLLSEVGASINGFTTEDGTTYYEVVPSNHLELALYLESDRMGFLLPAMTQEKLDNQRDVVKNERRQRVDNVPYGTADEKIAKAMFPSDHPYSWPVIGYMEDLSAASMDDVKDFFRTYYAPNNACLVLSGDFNPAEAKQLVEKYFASFPRGKSFERPEAVPVSMKEQTIEIFEDKVQLPRLYVTWHSPKSETREDAVMNVFARILSSGKNSRLFKSLVYEQQIAQSAFAFQGGSEIAGQFQIQVTAKPGKTLTEMHSAVTNIINEILQGGVEEKEIEKAITGIESQIINSASTVLGKATALASYYSYTGDPDNINKQLDDYKGITSDEVVSVAMKYLDKPNMILSIVPVGKQELAVSRGE
- a CDS encoding PorV/PorQ family protein — protein: MSALAFGCASLVNAQLVPNLGGQRAGISAFQFLKIGAGARGVALGESFTAIANDVTALYWNPAGLTQFADNQAVFAHSEYVVDIKHEFAGVAYHLTPTDVVGMSLTSLHMDDMEITTETQPKGTGKYFSFGDVALGLSYGRTMTDQFSFGVTIKYIEETLDILKMRGVLVDIGTYYWTGIGSTRFAVVVSNFGADVAPKGNVTLYNDSTVSSFQSFSPPTQFKFGIAWDPLEMEGQKITTSIELNHPNDNAENVRLGVEYNWNQWLSLRGGVKRTIGEPLLGRDKTGANDVTLGFGVTAPSTLASLTFDYAYANFNELGSVHRLSLRVGF
- a CDS encoding T9SS type A sorting domain-containing protein, with the translated sequence MSKKIIVLLMLIIPLQLPAQWEKLDGPYGGSVNLFGSVGSDLLVTVSNGREIKSYFSTDEGAKWNIITTLEDNIINSTLNTENYSYVTTSNHGVYRSSDNGSHWIPVNDGLTSLQYGVLALCDSFIFVASPDGVFRSTELDTTWESSNVGLSVHKVNTFTVLGNIIFAGSYTGGIFRSTDYGLTWNDVNSGLISRSITCLASYNTIIVAGFDGTGIYRSLDSGKTWNAINSRIPSLDIYDIIFFGNELFASTNNGVFRSSNNGSTWILTNNGLFSSFVYELFSSGIYLFAGTYSGIFRSTDFGSSWVYSSNGLSDLSIISITALDSFFFIANSSHGVFRSTDNGVGWTESNSGIVNPFATQLLVKDSILFVCTSDSGIYSSVNKGNSWSAVNYGLSDYYITTLINKDSILIGASSSGVIFQSSDNGMNWKSVNSDFNSNDIHVFAVIDTLLFAGCKNGVFRSHDNGSTWTAVNSGLTTLNTYSLSIGDTTLYAGTVAGIFSTTNYGDTWNEIGLGLNLSWVRSILVIGNDIIASTYNEGIFKFNREDEIWYEVNNGLTSSRVFALTSIGDYLFAGSKGIWKRPLSEILTSVKEIPSNEISTHFALEQNYPNPFNPTTKIRFRITKSENTSLKIFDILGKEISVLVNAYLHRGVYEVHWNVNTLSSEQPDGVYYYQLKTDSYIETKKMLLLR